In Natronococcus occultus SP4, the following proteins share a genomic window:
- a CDS encoding aromatic ring-hydroxylating oxygenase subunit alpha has translation MTQWEQTQTETVSPDITDRSNALPARYFTDPEIFELEKEKIFGRYWVYAGHANSIADPGQFFTRTIGGRELVVCRADDGDVRAFENFSARTGEPVVDDAAMTDPGRVDTAALEDAEAVHVDSIGPLIFVNLDDDPMPLAEQAGVMKDRLDALPLGEYEHGCRITSAVECNWKVFAGNYSECDHCQANHQDWIKGIELNDSELEVNDYHWVLHYTHDEDVDDELRIHDAREAQFHYLWPNFTVNMYGTADGYGTYIIDPIDTGRFRLIADYYFRDGDLSEEEREFVRTSRQLQEEDFELVERQWAGLKTGALSQAQLGPNEHTVHKLHRLAQEAYDA, from the coding sequence ATGACGCAGTGGGAGCAGACCCAGACGGAGACGGTTAGCCCGGACATCACGGACAGGTCGAACGCCCTGCCGGCGCGGTACTTCACCGATCCCGAGATCTTCGAACTCGAGAAGGAGAAGATCTTCGGGCGGTACTGGGTGTATGCCGGCCACGCCAACAGCATCGCCGACCCGGGACAGTTCTTCACCCGAACCATCGGCGGCCGCGAGCTCGTCGTCTGTCGGGCCGACGACGGCGACGTCCGCGCGTTCGAGAACTTCTCGGCCCGGACGGGCGAGCCCGTCGTCGACGACGCCGCAATGACCGACCCCGGACGCGTCGACACGGCAGCACTCGAGGACGCCGAGGCGGTCCACGTCGACAGCATCGGCCCGCTGATCTTCGTGAACCTCGACGACGATCCGATGCCGCTGGCCGAACAGGCCGGCGTGATGAAGGACCGACTCGATGCGCTTCCCCTCGGGGAGTACGAACACGGCTGCCGGATCACCTCGGCGGTCGAGTGCAACTGGAAGGTGTTCGCGGGCAACTACTCCGAGTGTGACCACTGCCAGGCCAATCACCAGGACTGGATCAAAGGGATCGAGCTCAACGACTCCGAGCTCGAGGTCAACGACTACCACTGGGTTCTCCACTACACCCACGACGAGGACGTCGATGACGAGCTCCGGATTCACGACGCCCGCGAGGCACAGTTCCACTACCTCTGGCCGAACTTCACGGTCAACATGTACGGCACCGCCGACGGCTACGGCACCTACATCATCGACCCGATCGACACCGGCCGCTTCCGGCTGATCGCGGACTACTACTTCAGGGACGGCGACCTCTCCGAGGAGGAACGCGAGTTCGTCCGCACGAGCCGCCAGCTCCAGGAGGAGGACTTCGAGCTCGTCGAGCGCCAGTGGGCGGGGCTGAAGACGGGCGCGCTCTCACAGGCCCAGCTGGGTCCGAACGAGCACACCGTCCACAAACTCCACCGGCTCGCACAGGAGGCCTACGACGCCTGA
- a CDS encoding MFS transporter yields MWSSPTNRRWLLWGVLAVSFLLVNVYRLSTAVLADDLMAAFRTTGGQLGTLHAAFFLVYAVMQFPTGVLVDRIGPRRTAAVGAATMNAGALWFALADGYGSALGARLVIGLGGSVIFVCLLRFCASWYRVDEFGTMNGLSFAVGGVGGVLATTPLAVLVDATGWRTSLSLLSTVGLVVAVATALVVRDSPERAGLGPIDGVPEQSRLTLAEIRRHGRAVLRDRWTWIVSVLLFCTGGVNLTLFGLWGIPYVVQVYDTSVAVASLCTLLGGVGSTLGPPAFGWLSDRLERRTEFIVGGGLCYTGALALLAVVGDPPLVVVGAVFFVTGALLGTFVLTYPLVKERHPSRASGISMGAINGASFFGAAAFPTLMGWVLDAYWTGEFVGGVRVYTVTGYRVAFGIAAVAGLVTIACAVWIHRRATAETLETHSEKRRES; encoded by the coding sequence ATGTGGTCGTCACCGACGAACCGTCGCTGGCTGCTGTGGGGTGTGCTGGCCGTCTCCTTCCTGCTCGTCAACGTCTACCGACTTTCGACGGCCGTCCTCGCCGACGATCTGATGGCCGCGTTCCGGACGACGGGCGGCCAGCTCGGTACGCTCCACGCCGCCTTTTTCCTCGTCTACGCCGTGATGCAGTTCCCGACGGGCGTCCTCGTCGATCGGATCGGTCCCCGCCGAACTGCCGCCGTCGGCGCGGCAACGATGAACGCCGGCGCGCTCTGGTTCGCGCTGGCGGACGGCTACGGGTCGGCGCTGGGCGCCCGCCTGGTGATCGGTCTCGGCGGGAGCGTGATCTTCGTCTGTTTGCTGCGGTTCTGTGCCAGCTGGTACCGTGTCGACGAGTTCGGCACGATGAACGGCCTGAGCTTCGCCGTCGGCGGCGTCGGCGGCGTCCTCGCGACGACGCCGCTTGCCGTACTGGTCGACGCGACGGGGTGGCGAACGTCGCTGTCGCTGCTTTCGACCGTCGGCCTGGTCGTCGCCGTCGCGACGGCGCTCGTGGTCCGGGATTCGCCCGAACGGGCCGGGCTGGGTCCCATCGACGGCGTCCCCGAACAGTCCCGGCTCACGCTCGCGGAGATCCGTCGTCACGGGCGGGCGGTCCTGCGCGATCGGTGGACCTGGATCGTCAGCGTCCTGCTGTTCTGTACGGGCGGCGTGAACCTCACGCTGTTCGGGCTGTGGGGCATTCCCTACGTCGTACAGGTGTACGACACCTCCGTCGCCGTCGCGTCGCTGTGTACGCTGCTGGGCGGCGTCGGAAGCACGCTCGGTCCGCCGGCGTTCGGCTGGCTCTCGGACCGTCTCGAGCGACGGACCGAGTTCATCGTCGGCGGCGGGCTCTGCTACACCGGTGCGCTCGCCTTGCTCGCCGTCGTCGGCGACCCGCCGCTGGTCGTCGTCGGCGCCGTTTTCTTCGTCACCGGCGCGCTACTGGGAACGTTCGTCCTCACCTACCCGCTGGTGAAGGAACGCCACCCGAGCCGGGCGAGCGGGATCTCGATGGGTGCGATCAACGGCGCCTCGTTCTTCGGTGCCGCCGCCTTTCCGACGCTGATGGGGTGGGTCCTCGACGCCTACTGGACCGGGGAGTTCGTCGGCGGGGTTCGGGTCTACACCGTGACGGGGTACCGGGTCGCGTTCGGGATCGCCGCCGTCGCCGGCCTCGTCACGATCGCCTGTGCGGTCTGGATCCACCGACGGGCCACAGCCGAAACGCTGGAGACACACTCGGAGAAGCGCAGGGAAAGCTGA
- a CDS encoding 4Fe-4S dicluster domain-containing protein — translation MSTQESDGPARVVPNWESCIDCGACEVACQRTWDLPAETNRIQVVAIGHGTDDETNKPMQCYNCAEAPCVEVCPTEALFFRDNGTVRVSGDRCIGCHYCGVACPFGAPQYPDAEVPEAEEASPLGARGNGLMDKCTTCEPRQEADLEPACSSECPTDALLFGTPEQLSEKLDEEHVSTPFSDEAAEIVFGDDADDVVGGD, via the coding sequence ATGAGCACACAAGAGAGCGACGGACCGGCGCGAGTCGTTCCGAACTGGGAGTCCTGTATCGACTGCGGGGCCTGCGAGGTCGCCTGCCAGCGAACGTGGGATCTCCCGGCCGAAACCAACCGCATCCAGGTCGTCGCTATCGGACACGGTACCGACGACGAGACCAACAAGCCCATGCAGTGTTACAACTGCGCCGAAGCACCTTGCGTCGAGGTCTGCCCGACAGAGGCGCTTTTTTTCCGCGATAACGGAACCGTCCGAGTGAGCGGCGATCGGTGTATCGGCTGTCACTACTGCGGCGTTGCCTGTCCGTTCGGCGCGCCCCAGTACCCCGACGCGGAAGTGCCGGAGGCCGAGGAAGCCTCGCCGCTCGGCGCCCGCGGGAACGGCCTGATGGACAAGTGTACAACCTGCGAGCCGCGTCAGGAGGCGGATCTCGAGCCCGCCTGCTCCTCGGAGTGTCCGACCGACGCCTTGCTGTTCGGTACGCCCGAGCAGCTCTCGGAGAAGCTCGACGAGGAGCACGTCTCGACGCCGTTTTCCGACGAGGCCGCCGAGATCGTGTTCGGCGACGACGCGGACGACGTCGTGGGGGGTGACTGA
- a CDS encoding molybdopterin-dependent oxidoreductase, whose translation MPRSTLDLDRRGFLKAGAAGALATAVGGRTLLERGEAQDDDTVDPDAADELVKTVCTHCSVGCGVQMAVDGDALVGQETWDDNPINQGGLCSKGASLAQSVNSDKRLKEPLKLEDGEWTQMEWDEILGEITGRLNDIREETGPHATMWVGSAKHTNESAYLIRKLAAFYGTNNIDHQARICHSTTVTGIANTWGVGAMTNNNNDMRNVGVNLIIGHNPLESHPVAWQHFQEAQHRGGEHIVAEPRYTKTAAAADDYYQFRSGTDVAFIYGLIYHIVENDLHDEEFIESRVMVPTWEEFRDDVLPEYDLETVSDITGTPEDDLAELAERLAAAEVSCVEWAMGGTQHNNATGNVRAYAMLNLALGHAAQPGGGTPIYRGHDNVQGATDLGVDSGNTPGYYGLEQDAWEHWTNVWTETESTSGEISYDELHDRFHSTELMEKNGFTVARWFEGVLDDEWEIYQPDPLRAAIFWGHGLGSLSEYKRVREAVNELEFIVNVDVYPNQVAELADSDTDVYMLPAATNMEEAGTATNTGRQLQWRNQAISPRHNSRRDWRLLCDFAEHLGFGEHFDYDEVEDVLREINLGTRSIGYTGQTPERLKRHQEHADLFSVEDLQADLDEDHELYDELDGDYYGLPWPSWHEDHPGTPILYDASLPPEEGGMDFRANWWDGAVEADDPEVEPDDQLRDPFEPDWWDGELEGVPQYPMFSTVLPDPENPAATTLPIEGAFDEETSVADVAEALADEGYDVDLERYEEFDNPQPDAPWGRGRARMKAWNLEDEIPVHREPAVTPRPDLVEEYPCNERTEDHWRVELDNAGVQQDNIDAVEELADAGDVEPMVLTSGRQVEHQGAAAQTRSTQGTASRSPMMYLEIHPDVGDDLGVEDGDWIVVGTPHAEMVVQANVTERVAPDHAFAPYHWSGILEGENMLETVPEGLGPLVIGETINAGTAPAYDRETQMQETKATLCNVRVAEDDEIPELSDRQLRWQEQRINRHKR comes from the coding sequence ATGCCACGATCGACGCTCGATCTCGATCGTCGGGGGTTCCTCAAGGCCGGTGCTGCGGGGGCCCTCGCGACGGCGGTCGGGGGGCGAACGCTCCTCGAACGGGGGGAAGCACAGGACGACGACACCGTCGATCCCGACGCGGCCGACGAGCTGGTCAAGACGGTCTGTACGCACTGCTCGGTCGGCTGTGGAGTACAGATGGCCGTCGACGGCGACGCGCTCGTCGGCCAGGAGACGTGGGACGACAACCCGATCAACCAGGGTGGGCTCTGCTCGAAGGGAGCCTCGCTCGCCCAGTCGGTCAACTCCGACAAGCGGCTCAAGGAGCCGCTGAAACTCGAGGACGGCGAGTGGACCCAGATGGAGTGGGACGAGATCCTGGGGGAGATCACGGGCCGGCTCAACGATATCCGCGAGGAGACCGGTCCTCACGCGACGATGTGGGTCGGATCGGCGAAACACACCAACGAGTCCGCCTACCTAATCCGGAAGCTGGCCGCGTTCTACGGGACGAACAACATCGACCACCAGGCGCGGATCTGTCACTCGACGACGGTTACCGGGATCGCCAACACGTGGGGCGTCGGCGCCATGACGAACAACAACAACGACATGCGCAACGTCGGCGTCAACCTCATCATCGGCCACAACCCCCTCGAGAGCCACCCCGTCGCCTGGCAGCACTTCCAGGAGGCACAGCACCGCGGGGGTGAACACATCGTCGCCGAACCGCGGTACACCAAGACTGCAGCCGCGGCCGACGACTACTACCAGTTCCGCTCGGGAACAGACGTCGCGTTCATCTACGGGCTGATCTACCACATCGTGGAGAACGATCTCCACGACGAGGAGTTCATCGAGAGCCGCGTGATGGTACCGACCTGGGAGGAGTTCCGCGACGACGTCCTCCCCGAGTACGACCTCGAGACGGTCTCCGATATCACCGGAACGCCCGAGGACGACCTCGCGGAGCTGGCCGAGCGGCTGGCCGCGGCCGAGGTGAGCTGCGTCGAGTGGGCGATGGGCGGCACCCAGCACAACAACGCGACGGGCAACGTCCGGGCGTACGCGATGTTGAACCTGGCCCTCGGTCACGCCGCCCAGCCCGGCGGCGGCACGCCCATCTACCGGGGCCACGACAACGTCCAGGGCGCGACCGACCTCGGCGTCGACTCGGGCAACACCCCCGGCTACTACGGGCTCGAACAGGACGCCTGGGAGCACTGGACGAACGTCTGGACCGAGACCGAAAGCACCTCCGGGGAGATCAGCTACGACGAGCTCCACGACCGGTTCCACTCGACGGAGCTGATGGAGAAAAACGGGTTCACCGTCGCCCGCTGGTTCGAGGGCGTCCTCGACGACGAGTGGGAGATCTACCAGCCCGATCCGCTCCGGGCGGCGATCTTCTGGGGCCACGGACTCGGCTCGCTCAGCGAGTACAAGCGGGTTCGGGAGGCGGTCAACGAGCTGGAGTTCATCGTCAACGTCGACGTCTATCCGAACCAGGTCGCCGAGCTCGCCGACAGCGACACCGACGTCTACATGCTGCCGGCGGCGACCAACATGGAGGAGGCCGGAACCGCCACGAACACCGGTCGGCAGCTCCAGTGGCGAAACCAGGCGATCTCGCCGCGACACAACTCTCGGCGGGACTGGCGGCTCCTCTGTGATTTCGCCGAGCACCTTGGCTTCGGCGAGCACTTCGACTACGACGAGGTCGAGGACGTCCTCCGGGAGATCAACCTGGGGACGCGCTCGATCGGGTACACCGGCCAGACGCCCGAACGGCTGAAACGCCACCAGGAGCACGCCGACCTGTTCAGCGTCGAGGACCTGCAGGCGGATCTCGACGAGGACCACGAGCTGTACGACGAGCTCGACGGCGACTACTACGGGCTGCCGTGGCCGTCCTGGCACGAAGACCACCCCGGGACGCCGATCCTCTACGACGCCTCGCTGCCGCCCGAGGAGGGCGGGATGGACTTTCGGGCGAACTGGTGGGACGGGGCGGTCGAGGCGGACGACCCCGAGGTCGAGCCCGACGACCAGCTCCGGGACCCGTTCGAACCCGACTGGTGGGACGGCGAACTCGAGGGCGTTCCCCAGTACCCCATGTTCTCGACGGTGCTTCCGGACCCCGAAAACCCCGCCGCGACGACGCTCCCGATCGAGGGCGCGTTCGACGAGGAGACGTCGGTCGCCGACGTCGCCGAGGCGCTGGCCGACGAGGGGTACGACGTCGACCTCGAGCGCTACGAGGAGTTCGACAACCCACAGCCCGACGCCCCGTGGGGCCGCGGCCGGGCCCGGATGAAGGCCTGGAACCTCGAGGACGAGATCCCCGTCCACCGCGAGCCTGCGGTGACGCCCCGGCCCGATCTCGTCGAGGAGTACCCCTGTAACGAACGGACCGAGGACCACTGGCGCGTCGAACTCGACAACGCGGGCGTCCAGCAGGACAACATCGACGCGGTCGAGGAGCTCGCCGACGCCGGCGACGTCGAGCCGATGGTCCTCACCTCGGGCCGCCAGGTCGAACACCAGGGCGCGGCCGCACAGACGCGCAGCACGCAGGGGACCGCCTCGCGGTCGCCGATGATGTACCTCGAGATCCATCCCGACGTCGGCGACGACCTCGGGGTGGAGGACGGCGACTGGATCGTCGTCGGAACGCCCCACGCCGAGATGGTCGTTCAGGCTAACGTCACCGAGCGGGTCGCACCGGACCACGCGTTCGCCCCGTACCACTGGAGCGGGATCCTCGAGGGGGAGAACATGCTGGAGACCGTCCCCGAGGGGCTGGGCCCGCTGGTGATCGGCGAGACGATCAACGCCGGAACGGCGCCGGCCTACGACCGCGAGACCCAGATGCAGGAGACGAAGGCGACGCTGTGTAACGTCCGGGTGGCCGAGGACGACGAGATCCCCGAGCTGTCGGATCGGCAGCTCCGGTGGCAGGAACAGCGCATCAACCGTCACAAGCGATAG
- a CDS encoding serine hydrolase domain-containing protein, whose translation MVRRVVLTGIVCLVLITGLVGPAVTASGVAEDGPEASPTVEATGGDAVAGDELDRLLEDAMDDHDVAGASVAVVEEDELVHVEGYGEADAAAGTAVEPNETSFMVGSVAKLTVWTAVMQGVEDGALELDEPIGTYLENYSVEGEDEITLEQLGTHTPGYEDRLQGLFVDDPAEADDWEPKLERELPAQVRPPGETVAYSNHGTGLAALVVQEAVGEPFEAYVEREVFEPLAMDEATFEQPVPDELAPVSQGHVPTDDGFETDDPTILGVPPAGSMSATATDMGNFAAAVLGDGAFEDDRVLEAESVEAMLDQRATNHPAVDGVGYGYMLGERGGERLAWHTGGTEYFYTLFALFPDRDVALYVSFNTAGSGAALADVLDEFIDQRFGGEESTLEPDPATADRADAYEGEYRTTAFQTTPEKLVGLGESMSVSVTDEGYLELGSPLGGDATRWVEVEPGVFEPAPDEDAGLISTVAIEDDTLYVDAPTPPYERVSWYETAAVQIGVAVLALAAVLSTLVVWPISAYRSRGWGRMRAHLTRPRLAVVGGAAAVLAAVLGLFANVLVDPNQLVYGYSPWLRLALAFLLVVPLAALAVLALVGLEWRRVLGARDLGAGSTTPLGLAYLTVLALALAVLGWQLWYWNLLTAVGF comes from the coding sequence ATGGTTCGGAGGGTGGTACTGACTGGCATTGTCTGTCTGGTACTGATAACGGGGCTCGTCGGTCCGGCCGTCACGGCGTCCGGCGTCGCCGAGGACGGACCCGAAGCGTCGCCGACCGTCGAAGCGACCGGGGGCGACGCGGTTGCCGGCGACGAACTGGATCGGCTGCTCGAGGACGCGATGGACGACCACGACGTCGCGGGTGCCTCCGTCGCGGTCGTCGAAGAGGACGAACTCGTCCACGTCGAGGGGTACGGCGAGGCCGACGCCGCGGCCGGAACCGCGGTCGAGCCGAACGAGACGTCGTTCATGGTCGGCTCCGTCGCGAAGCTCACTGTCTGGACGGCGGTGATGCAGGGCGTCGAGGACGGCGCCCTCGAGCTCGACGAACCGATCGGCACCTACCTCGAGAACTACTCCGTCGAGGGGGAAGACGAGATCACGCTCGAACAGCTCGGGACCCACACGCCGGGGTACGAGGATCGGCTACAGGGGCTGTTCGTCGACGATCCGGCGGAGGCCGACGACTGGGAGCCGAAACTCGAGCGGGAGCTGCCCGCACAGGTCCGGCCGCCGGGCGAGACGGTCGCCTACTCCAACCACGGCACCGGGCTCGCGGCGCTGGTCGTCCAGGAGGCGGTCGGCGAGCCGTTCGAGGCGTACGTCGAGCGCGAGGTGTTCGAGCCGCTGGCGATGGACGAGGCGACGTTCGAACAACCCGTCCCCGACGAGCTGGCGCCGGTCTCGCAGGGCCACGTCCCGACCGACGACGGGTTCGAGACTGACGACCCCACGATTCTCGGTGTTCCACCCGCGGGCTCGATGAGCGCGACCGCGACCGACATGGGGAACTTCGCGGCCGCCGTGCTCGGTGACGGCGCGTTCGAGGACGACCGCGTCCTCGAGGCCGAATCGGTCGAGGCGATGCTCGACCAGCGGGCGACGAATCACCCCGCCGTCGACGGGGTCGGCTACGGCTACATGCTCGGCGAGCGCGGCGGCGAGCGACTGGCCTGGCACACCGGCGGCACCGAGTACTTCTACACGCTGTTCGCGCTGTTTCCCGACCGTGACGTCGCGCTGTACGTCAGCTTCAACACGGCCGGCAGCGGCGCCGCGCTGGCCGACGTCCTCGACGAGTTCATCGACCAGCGCTTCGGCGGCGAGGAGTCGACCCTCGAGCCCGACCCCGCCACTGCCGACCGCGCCGACGCCTACGAGGGGGAGTACCGGACCACCGCGTTCCAGACGACTCCCGAGAAGCTCGTCGGCCTCGGGGAGTCGATGTCGGTCTCCGTGACCGACGAGGGGTACCTCGAGCTCGGCTCGCCGCTCGGCGGCGACGCGACGCGCTGGGTCGAGGTCGAGCCGGGCGTCTTCGAGCCGGCCCCCGACGAGGACGCGGGGCTGATCTCGACGGTGGCCATCGAGGACGACACCCTCTACGTCGACGCCCCGACGCCGCCCTACGAGCGCGTCTCGTGGTATGAGACCGCGGCGGTCCAGATCGGGGTCGCCGTCCTCGCGCTCGCAGCGGTGCTGTCGACGCTCGTCGTCTGGCCGATCAGCGCCTACCGGAGCCGGGGGTGGGGACGGATGCGCGCCCACCTCACCCGCCCGCGGCTGGCGGTGGTCGGCGGCGCGGCGGCGGTGCTCGCGGCCGTCCTCGGCCTGTTCGCGAACGTGCTCGTGGATCCGAACCAGCTCGTCTACGGCTACTCGCCGTGGCTGCGGCTCGCGCTCGCGTTCCTGCTCGTCGTCCCGCTCGCGGCACTCGCTGTACTGGCGCTCGTCGGCCTCGAGTGGCGCCGCGTCCTCGGAGCCCGGGACCTCGGTGCGGGCTCGACGACGCCACTGGGCCTGGCGTACCTGACCGTCCTGGCGCTCGCGCTGGCCGTCCTCGGCTGGCAGCTGTGGTACTGGAACCTGCTGACGGCGGTCGGGTTTTGA
- a CDS encoding IclR family transcriptional regulator, which produces MLRDTPEHTLETTERSIELLEAIERLAGATVSELAQECSLAPSTVYKHLVTLQSKGYLNERGNTYYVGFRFLNLGEHARSRISGLRLIEDAVQELTAETDEEVDFTVEDHGRVMTILESYHKWVKYGDDGGAERYRARIGSYYPMHATATGKAILASYPRERVDAIVDAWGLPARTERTITDRTELFAELDRVAERGYAIDDQEYADGLRSVGTAITGPDGGVVGAISVSGPSYRLHGDVLRTTIPEAVRGVRADLQRELVEANTG; this is translated from the coding sequence ATGTTACGAGACACCCCGGAGCACACCCTCGAAACGACCGAGCGTTCGATCGAACTCCTCGAGGCGATCGAACGACTGGCGGGCGCGACGGTATCCGAGCTTGCACAGGAGTGCTCGCTCGCCCCGAGTACGGTGTACAAACACCTCGTCACGTTGCAGTCCAAGGGGTATCTCAACGAGCGGGGAAACACGTACTACGTCGGCTTTCGCTTTCTCAACCTCGGGGAACACGCCCGAAGCCGAATCAGCGGACTCAGGCTTATCGAGGACGCGGTCCAGGAGCTGACCGCCGAAACCGACGAAGAGGTCGATTTCACCGTCGAGGACCACGGGCGCGTGATGACGATTTTGGAGTCGTACCACAAGTGGGTCAAGTACGGTGACGACGGCGGCGCCGAACGGTATCGCGCACGGATCGGATCGTACTACCCCATGCACGCGACGGCGACCGGGAAGGCGATTCTGGCTTCCTATCCCCGCGAGCGCGTCGACGCGATCGTCGACGCATGGGGGTTACCCGCTCGAACGGAGCGGACCATCACCGATCGAACCGAGCTGTTCGCCGAACTCGACCGCGTCGCCGAGCGCGGGTACGCGATCGACGACCAGGAGTACGCCGACGGACTCCGGAGCGTCGGCACGGCTATCACCGGCCCCGACGGCGGCGTTGTCGGCGCGATTAGCGTTTCCGGTCCCAGCTACCGCCTTCACGGCGACGTCCTCCGGACGACGATCCCCGAGGCGGTACGGGGCGTGCGAGCCGACCTCCAGCGCGAACTGGTCGAGGCGAACACGGGGTAG
- a CDS encoding iron-containing alcohol dehydrogenase has product MTLQEYTLAFPIWVEFGTGSTGNLGELVAAQGWENPLIVTDQGIIDAGLLEDVTASLTAAGIDYATYDGVEPNPTTAMVNEATAAIESEGCDAIVAVGGGSSIDVGKGASLLATNPGTVADYEVTCAADVSAAPIENHPLPLATVPTTAGTGSEVDYWAVITDEDREFKMALGQSPQHPGGPYLGAELSVVDPALTESLPPRQTAATGFDAFSHALENHVSAACPPIVKPMTEHVLGLVPEALPRAYEDGAMDARERMLFGSHVAGFCENFAGFGAIHSLAETTGGMYPSIPHGEAIAAYTPAVMRYNIEAVPERYAEVAAAMGVDTAGRSTREAALASVDAVERLIDRVDLPSSLRELGVAESDLPEIATNSLDTIEIHDNPRPADADDLFEIATDAY; this is encoded by the coding sequence ATGACGCTCCAGGAGTACACGCTCGCGTTCCCGATCTGGGTCGAGTTCGGGACCGGCTCGACCGGGAATCTTGGCGAGCTCGTCGCCGCACAGGGCTGGGAGAACCCGCTGATCGTTACCGACCAGGGGATCATCGACGCCGGCCTGCTCGAGGACGTGACGGCGTCGCTGACGGCCGCCGGAATCGACTACGCGACCTACGACGGTGTCGAACCGAACCCGACCACTGCCATGGTCAACGAGGCGACGGCGGCGATCGAGTCCGAGGGCTGTGACGCGATCGTCGCAGTCGGTGGCGGCAGTTCGATCGACGTCGGAAAGGGCGCTTCCCTGCTGGCGACGAACCCCGGTACGGTCGCTGATTACGAGGTGACCTGTGCGGCGGACGTAAGCGCGGCACCAATCGAGAACCACCCGCTTCCGCTCGCGACGGTGCCGACGACCGCCGGAACCGGAAGCGAGGTCGATTACTGGGCCGTCATCACCGACGAGGACCGCGAGTTCAAGATGGCGCTCGGTCAGTCGCCCCAGCACCCCGGCGGTCCCTATCTCGGCGCCGAACTCTCGGTCGTCGACCCCGCCCTGACGGAATCTCTGCCGCCGAGACAGACGGCTGCGACCGGGTTCGACGCGTTCTCCCACGCCCTCGAGAACCACGTGTCAGCGGCGTGTCCGCCGATCGTCAAACCGATGACCGAACACGTCCTCGGGCTCGTGCCGGAGGCGCTCCCCCGGGCCTACGAGGACGGAGCGATGGACGCCCGCGAGCGGATGCTGTTTGGCTCACACGTCGCGGGCTTTTGCGAGAACTTCGCCGGCTTCGGCGCGATCCATTCGCTGGCCGAGACGACCGGCGGGATGTACCCCTCGATCCCCCACGGCGAGGCGATCGCTGCCTACACCCCCGCCGTGATGCGGTACAATATCGAGGCGGTCCCCGAGCGGTACGCCGAGGTCGCCGCGGCGATGGGCGTCGACACCGCGGGGCGGTCGACGCGAGAGGCCGCGCTGGCGTCGGTCGACGCCGTCGAACGGCTCATCGATCGCGTCGACTTACCGTCCAGTCTCCGAGAACTGGGCGTGGCGGAGTCGGACCTCCCGGAGATCGCGACGAACTCGCTCGACACGATCGAGATTCACGACAACCCCCGCCCCGCGGACGCGGACGATCTCTTCGAGATCGCGACCGACGCCTACTGA